One window of Strix aluco isolate bStrAlu1 chromosome 24, bStrAlu1.hap1, whole genome shotgun sequence genomic DNA carries:
- the LOC141934387 gene encoding von Willebrand factor A domain-containing protein 5A-like isoform X1 — protein sequence MWRQSFGLLGKSYTHDATGSFLLGKWLHVPLYSVPLCSAVVDVAIQDYVADVTAELIYQNKSQISTEVIFVFPLGSHMAIYSFQACSEDAKVQAVLRDEAQQLHEATGGWENLEYLQNQSSCPGEVFACFLGTLSAGREVVVTLRYVQELPRKPDGAAHFVLAPTLHPHTKHYAWNCLTSKLPYSLLLTASLQSPHGVANVQANFSLTPLLYTAQDRSTAQVSLSGSPPDHLDLELLVYFGEPTAVSAVVEKGDPTAPPGSLLGDPMVLVTLAPSIPETVPGQRQSGEFIFLLDTTFLEHAQDSLLFLLKSLPLGCYFNIYCYGTTSVGIYPQSVEYTQDNLTEAMRRIPPTGSSLGDTDLLETLRSVYNTPRPRGHTRQLFIFMARLPLDKEAIVAEVCRHHDSHRCFSFCFSEESAALATALARETGGEATYVSSDNTVASVVLKFLKQALKPAAAEVSLSWTLPRGLEVEVLRGTPQSIFQGQHSLLYAQIHGQAQDATLAKGVMTLQYSLDGQDVTHTIEFPLCPQGDGRGRTQEPGHHFPPERRGPRLAGHRLAARCLLERLLPEAASGSSDEPRHRAVEISLTSGIICPFTSYVGVRTSDRVTWYRGPLALLPPRQSLITCQIIKLCGRGNTSSCYPVTIWVPPGWLTAVRQSRLALRRLTHGIAALTQQGASSKACKPPPPPVSSLKNVDHREVFWCSPIFGPWFTKAFAECQELVALQNVDGSWALSSGLASVLEIDEAEIKGKMPGEATEPSIWATMLAVTWLHRNNKCYQDLCELLEAKAVTWLCSRAVSQLDKCLEAANTLLGSNVKPSVFRL from the exons ATGTGGCGTCAGAGCTTTGGACTTCTAGGAAAATCCTACACCCATGACG CAACAGGATCCTTTTTGCTGGGGAAGTGGCTCCACGTACCCCTGTACTCGGTGCCTCTGTGTAGTGCTGTGGTGGATGTTGCTATCCAGGATTATGTGGCTGACGTGACTGCCGAACTCATCTACCAGAACAAGAGTCAGATCTCCACAGAAGTCATTTTTGTCTTCCCCCTGGGCTCCCACATGGCCATCTACTCCTTCCAGGCCTGCAGTGAGGATGCCAAGGTCCAGGCCGTGCTGCGGGATGAG gCCCAGCAGCTGCACGAAGCTACAGGGGGCTGGGAGAATCTGGAATACCTTCAGAATCAGTCTAGTTGCCCAGGTGAGGTGTTTGCCTGCTTCCTGGGCACCCTGTCCGCTGGCAGGGAGGTGGTCGTGACCTTGCGCTATGTCCAAGAGCTGCCACGGAAGCCAGATGGAGCAGCCCATTTTGTGCTGGCACCCACACTGCATCCCCACACAAAACACTATG CCTGGAATTGTCTCACTAGCAAGCTGCCCTACAGCCTGCTGCTCACCGCTAGCCTGCAGTCCCCCCATGGAGTGGCCAATGTCCAGGCCAACTTCTCCCTCACCCCTTTGCTCTACACTGCCCAGGACCGCAGCACAGCACAG GTCTCACTGTCTGGCAGCCCCCCAGATCATCTGGATTTGGAGCTGCTGGTATATTTTGGAGAACCCACGGCAGTCAGTGCTGTGGTAGAGAAGGGAGACCCCACAGCCCCTCCAG GTTCTCTGCTTGGTGACCCCATGGTGTTGGTGACGCTGGCACCCAGCATCCCTGAGACAGTGCCTGGGCAGCGCCAGTCTGGAGAGTTCATCTTCCTCCTGGACACCACTTTTCTTGAGCATGCTCAG GACTCCCTGCTCTTCCTTCTCAAAAGCCTGCCCCTGGGCTGCTACTTCAACATCTACTGCTATGGAACAACATCTGTGGGCATCTACCC GCAAAGTGTTGAATATACTCAGGACAACCTGACCGAGGCCATGCGGCGCATCCCCCCGACCGGCTCCAGCCTGGGTGACACCGATCTGCTGGAAACCCTCCGCTCAGTCTACAATaccccccgcccccgcgggcATACACGCCAG CTCTTCATCTTCATGGCCAGGCTACCCCTTGACAAAGAAGCCATCGTCGCTGAGGTCTGCCGTCACCACGACAGCCACCG GtgtttctccttctgcttttctgaggAAAGTGCTGCCCTGGCTACAGCCCTGGCCAGGGAAACAGGGGGTGAAGCTACCTACGTCTCCTCTGACAACACTGTGGCATCTGTG GTGCTGAAGTTCCTGAAGCAGGCTCTCAAGCCAGCAGCTGCGGAAGTGTCTCTGAGCTGGACCCTGCCCCGTGGCCTGGAGGTTGAGGTGCTGCGTGGCACCCCTCAGTCCATCTTTCAGGGTCAGCACAGCCTCCTCTATGCCCAGATCCATGGACAGGCACAG GATGCAACGCTGGCCAAGGGGGTCATGACCTTGCAGTACAGCTTGGACGGCCAGGATGTCACTCACACGATTGAATTCCCACTGTGCCCACAGGGAGACGGCCG GGGTAGGACCCAGGAACCTGGGCATCACTTCCCTCCAGAGAGACGAGGACCCAG GCTGGCTGGGCACCGTCTGGCTGCGAGATGCTTGCTGGAGAGGTTGTTGCCAGAGGCTGCGAGTGGGTCAAGCGATGAACCCAGGCATCGTGCAGTTGAGATCAGCCTCACTTCGGGGATCATCTGCCCCTTTACCAGCTATGTGGGGGTTCGCACATCAGACAGGGTCACCTGGTACCGAG GGCCCCTGGCACTGTTGCCACCCCGCCAGTCACTCATCACCTGCCAGATCATTAAGCTTTGTGGCCGTGGTAACACCTCTTCCTGCTATCCTGTGACCATCTGGGTCCCACCTGGCTGGCTGACAGCAGTGCGTCAGTCACGGCTTGCCCTCCGGCGACTCACTCATGGCATTGCTGCCCTGACCCAGCAGGGGGCTTCCTCAAAAG CATgtaaaccaccaccaccacctgttTCTTCTCTCAAGAATGTGGATCACAGGGAAGTTTTTTGGTGCTCTCCAATTTTTGGGCCTTGGTTCACCAAAGCCTTTGCTGAGTGCCAGGAGCTGGTGGCTCTGCAGAACGTAGATGGTTCCTGGGCCCTCAGCTCAGGACTGGCCTCTGTTCTGGAAATTGATGAGGCTGAAATCAAGGGAAAGATGCCTGGTGAG GCCACGGAGCCAAGCATCTGGGCCACAATGCTGGCTGTGACCTGGCTGCACAGAAACAACAAGTGTTACCAGGACCTCTGTGAGCTGCTGGAGGCCAAGGCTGTGACTTGGCTGTGCAGCCGAGCTG TGTCCCAGCTGGACAAGTGCCTGGAGGCTGCCAACACCCTCCTTGGGAGCAACGTGAAGCCAAGTGTCTTCAGGCTCTGA
- the LOC141934387 gene encoding von Willebrand factor A domain-containing protein 5A-like isoform X3 — protein sequence MWRQSFGLLGKSYTHDATGSFLLGKWLHVPLYSVPLCSAVVDVAIQDYVADVTAELIYQNKSQISTEVIFVFPLGSHMAIYSFQACSEDAKVQAVLRDEAQQLHEATGGWENLEYLQNQSSCPGEVFACFLGTLSAGREVVVTLRYVQELPRKPDGAAHFVLAPTLHPHTKHYAWNCLTSKLPYSLLLTASLQSPHGVANVQANFSLTPLLYTAQDRSTAQVSLSGSPPDHLDLELLVYFGEPTAVSAVVEKGDPTAPPGSLLGDPMVLVTLAPSIPETVPGQRQSGEFIFLLDTTFLEHAQDSLLFLLKSLPLGCYFNIYCYGTTSVGIYPQSVEYTQDNLTEAMRRIPPTGSSLGDTDLLETLRSVYNTPRPRGHTRQLFIFMARLPLDKEAIVAEVCRHHDSHRCFSFCFSEESAALATALARETGGEATYVSSDNTVASVVLKFLKQALKPAAAEVSLSWTLPRGLEVEVLRGTPQSIFQGQHSLLYAQIHGQAQDATLAKGVMTLQYSLDGQDVTHTIEFPLCPQGDGRLAGHRLAARCLLERLLPEAASGSSDEPRHRAVEISLTSGIICPFTSYVGVRTSDRVTWYRGPLALLPPRQSLITCQIIKLCGRGNTSSCYPVTIWVPPGWLTAVRQSRLALRRLTHGIAALTQQGASSKACKPPPPPVSSLKNVDHREVFWCSPIFGPWFTKAFAECQELVALQNVDGSWALSSGLASVLEIDEAEIKGKMPGEATEPSIWATMLAVTWLHRNNKCYQDLCELLEAKAVTWLCSRAVSQLDKCLEAANTLLGSNVKPSVFRL from the exons ATGTGGCGTCAGAGCTTTGGACTTCTAGGAAAATCCTACACCCATGACG CAACAGGATCCTTTTTGCTGGGGAAGTGGCTCCACGTACCCCTGTACTCGGTGCCTCTGTGTAGTGCTGTGGTGGATGTTGCTATCCAGGATTATGTGGCTGACGTGACTGCCGAACTCATCTACCAGAACAAGAGTCAGATCTCCACAGAAGTCATTTTTGTCTTCCCCCTGGGCTCCCACATGGCCATCTACTCCTTCCAGGCCTGCAGTGAGGATGCCAAGGTCCAGGCCGTGCTGCGGGATGAG gCCCAGCAGCTGCACGAAGCTACAGGGGGCTGGGAGAATCTGGAATACCTTCAGAATCAGTCTAGTTGCCCAGGTGAGGTGTTTGCCTGCTTCCTGGGCACCCTGTCCGCTGGCAGGGAGGTGGTCGTGACCTTGCGCTATGTCCAAGAGCTGCCACGGAAGCCAGATGGAGCAGCCCATTTTGTGCTGGCACCCACACTGCATCCCCACACAAAACACTATG CCTGGAATTGTCTCACTAGCAAGCTGCCCTACAGCCTGCTGCTCACCGCTAGCCTGCAGTCCCCCCATGGAGTGGCCAATGTCCAGGCCAACTTCTCCCTCACCCCTTTGCTCTACACTGCCCAGGACCGCAGCACAGCACAG GTCTCACTGTCTGGCAGCCCCCCAGATCATCTGGATTTGGAGCTGCTGGTATATTTTGGAGAACCCACGGCAGTCAGTGCTGTGGTAGAGAAGGGAGACCCCACAGCCCCTCCAG GTTCTCTGCTTGGTGACCCCATGGTGTTGGTGACGCTGGCACCCAGCATCCCTGAGACAGTGCCTGGGCAGCGCCAGTCTGGAGAGTTCATCTTCCTCCTGGACACCACTTTTCTTGAGCATGCTCAG GACTCCCTGCTCTTCCTTCTCAAAAGCCTGCCCCTGGGCTGCTACTTCAACATCTACTGCTATGGAACAACATCTGTGGGCATCTACCC GCAAAGTGTTGAATATACTCAGGACAACCTGACCGAGGCCATGCGGCGCATCCCCCCGACCGGCTCCAGCCTGGGTGACACCGATCTGCTGGAAACCCTCCGCTCAGTCTACAATaccccccgcccccgcgggcATACACGCCAG CTCTTCATCTTCATGGCCAGGCTACCCCTTGACAAAGAAGCCATCGTCGCTGAGGTCTGCCGTCACCACGACAGCCACCG GtgtttctccttctgcttttctgaggAAAGTGCTGCCCTGGCTACAGCCCTGGCCAGGGAAACAGGGGGTGAAGCTACCTACGTCTCCTCTGACAACACTGTGGCATCTGTG GTGCTGAAGTTCCTGAAGCAGGCTCTCAAGCCAGCAGCTGCGGAAGTGTCTCTGAGCTGGACCCTGCCCCGTGGCCTGGAGGTTGAGGTGCTGCGTGGCACCCCTCAGTCCATCTTTCAGGGTCAGCACAGCCTCCTCTATGCCCAGATCCATGGACAGGCACAG GATGCAACGCTGGCCAAGGGGGTCATGACCTTGCAGTACAGCTTGGACGGCCAGGATGTCACTCACACGATTGAATTCCCACTGTGCCCACAGGGAGACGGCCG GCTGGCTGGGCACCGTCTGGCTGCGAGATGCTTGCTGGAGAGGTTGTTGCCAGAGGCTGCGAGTGGGTCAAGCGATGAACCCAGGCATCGTGCAGTTGAGATCAGCCTCACTTCGGGGATCATCTGCCCCTTTACCAGCTATGTGGGGGTTCGCACATCAGACAGGGTCACCTGGTACCGAG GGCCCCTGGCACTGTTGCCACCCCGCCAGTCACTCATCACCTGCCAGATCATTAAGCTTTGTGGCCGTGGTAACACCTCTTCCTGCTATCCTGTGACCATCTGGGTCCCACCTGGCTGGCTGACAGCAGTGCGTCAGTCACGGCTTGCCCTCCGGCGACTCACTCATGGCATTGCTGCCCTGACCCAGCAGGGGGCTTCCTCAAAAG CATgtaaaccaccaccaccacctgttTCTTCTCTCAAGAATGTGGATCACAGGGAAGTTTTTTGGTGCTCTCCAATTTTTGGGCCTTGGTTCACCAAAGCCTTTGCTGAGTGCCAGGAGCTGGTGGCTCTGCAGAACGTAGATGGTTCCTGGGCCCTCAGCTCAGGACTGGCCTCTGTTCTGGAAATTGATGAGGCTGAAATCAAGGGAAAGATGCCTGGTGAG GCCACGGAGCCAAGCATCTGGGCCACAATGCTGGCTGTGACCTGGCTGCACAGAAACAACAAGTGTTACCAGGACCTCTGTGAGCTGCTGGAGGCCAAGGCTGTGACTTGGCTGTGCAGCCGAGCTG TGTCCCAGCTGGACAAGTGCCTGGAGGCTGCCAACACCCTCCTTGGGAGCAACGTGAAGCCAAGTGTCTTCAGGCTCTGA
- the LOC141934387 gene encoding von Willebrand factor A domain-containing protein 5A-like isoform X2: MWRQSFGLLGKSYTHDGSFLLGKWLHVPLYSVPLCSAVVDVAIQDYVADVTAELIYQNKSQISTEVIFVFPLGSHMAIYSFQACSEDAKVQAVLRDEAQQLHEATGGWENLEYLQNQSSCPGEVFACFLGTLSAGREVVVTLRYVQELPRKPDGAAHFVLAPTLHPHTKHYAWNCLTSKLPYSLLLTASLQSPHGVANVQANFSLTPLLYTAQDRSTAQVSLSGSPPDHLDLELLVYFGEPTAVSAVVEKGDPTAPPGSLLGDPMVLVTLAPSIPETVPGQRQSGEFIFLLDTTFLEHAQDSLLFLLKSLPLGCYFNIYCYGTTSVGIYPQSVEYTQDNLTEAMRRIPPTGSSLGDTDLLETLRSVYNTPRPRGHTRQLFIFMARLPLDKEAIVAEVCRHHDSHRCFSFCFSEESAALATALARETGGEATYVSSDNTVASVVLKFLKQALKPAAAEVSLSWTLPRGLEVEVLRGTPQSIFQGQHSLLYAQIHGQAQDATLAKGVMTLQYSLDGQDVTHTIEFPLCPQGDGRGRTQEPGHHFPPERRGPRLAGHRLAARCLLERLLPEAASGSSDEPRHRAVEISLTSGIICPFTSYVGVRTSDRVTWYRGPLALLPPRQSLITCQIIKLCGRGNTSSCYPVTIWVPPGWLTAVRQSRLALRRLTHGIAALTQQGASSKACKPPPPPVSSLKNVDHREVFWCSPIFGPWFTKAFAECQELVALQNVDGSWALSSGLASVLEIDEAEIKGKMPGEATEPSIWATMLAVTWLHRNNKCYQDLCELLEAKAVTWLCSRAVSQLDKCLEAANTLLGSNVKPSVFRL, translated from the exons ATGTGGCGTCAGAGCTTTGGACTTCTAGGAAAATCCTACACCCATGACG GATCCTTTTTGCTGGGGAAGTGGCTCCACGTACCCCTGTACTCGGTGCCTCTGTGTAGTGCTGTGGTGGATGTTGCTATCCAGGATTATGTGGCTGACGTGACTGCCGAACTCATCTACCAGAACAAGAGTCAGATCTCCACAGAAGTCATTTTTGTCTTCCCCCTGGGCTCCCACATGGCCATCTACTCCTTCCAGGCCTGCAGTGAGGATGCCAAGGTCCAGGCCGTGCTGCGGGATGAG gCCCAGCAGCTGCACGAAGCTACAGGGGGCTGGGAGAATCTGGAATACCTTCAGAATCAGTCTAGTTGCCCAGGTGAGGTGTTTGCCTGCTTCCTGGGCACCCTGTCCGCTGGCAGGGAGGTGGTCGTGACCTTGCGCTATGTCCAAGAGCTGCCACGGAAGCCAGATGGAGCAGCCCATTTTGTGCTGGCACCCACACTGCATCCCCACACAAAACACTATG CCTGGAATTGTCTCACTAGCAAGCTGCCCTACAGCCTGCTGCTCACCGCTAGCCTGCAGTCCCCCCATGGAGTGGCCAATGTCCAGGCCAACTTCTCCCTCACCCCTTTGCTCTACACTGCCCAGGACCGCAGCACAGCACAG GTCTCACTGTCTGGCAGCCCCCCAGATCATCTGGATTTGGAGCTGCTGGTATATTTTGGAGAACCCACGGCAGTCAGTGCTGTGGTAGAGAAGGGAGACCCCACAGCCCCTCCAG GTTCTCTGCTTGGTGACCCCATGGTGTTGGTGACGCTGGCACCCAGCATCCCTGAGACAGTGCCTGGGCAGCGCCAGTCTGGAGAGTTCATCTTCCTCCTGGACACCACTTTTCTTGAGCATGCTCAG GACTCCCTGCTCTTCCTTCTCAAAAGCCTGCCCCTGGGCTGCTACTTCAACATCTACTGCTATGGAACAACATCTGTGGGCATCTACCC GCAAAGTGTTGAATATACTCAGGACAACCTGACCGAGGCCATGCGGCGCATCCCCCCGACCGGCTCCAGCCTGGGTGACACCGATCTGCTGGAAACCCTCCGCTCAGTCTACAATaccccccgcccccgcgggcATACACGCCAG CTCTTCATCTTCATGGCCAGGCTACCCCTTGACAAAGAAGCCATCGTCGCTGAGGTCTGCCGTCACCACGACAGCCACCG GtgtttctccttctgcttttctgaggAAAGTGCTGCCCTGGCTACAGCCCTGGCCAGGGAAACAGGGGGTGAAGCTACCTACGTCTCCTCTGACAACACTGTGGCATCTGTG GTGCTGAAGTTCCTGAAGCAGGCTCTCAAGCCAGCAGCTGCGGAAGTGTCTCTGAGCTGGACCCTGCCCCGTGGCCTGGAGGTTGAGGTGCTGCGTGGCACCCCTCAGTCCATCTTTCAGGGTCAGCACAGCCTCCTCTATGCCCAGATCCATGGACAGGCACAG GATGCAACGCTGGCCAAGGGGGTCATGACCTTGCAGTACAGCTTGGACGGCCAGGATGTCACTCACACGATTGAATTCCCACTGTGCCCACAGGGAGACGGCCG GGGTAGGACCCAGGAACCTGGGCATCACTTCCCTCCAGAGAGACGAGGACCCAG GCTGGCTGGGCACCGTCTGGCTGCGAGATGCTTGCTGGAGAGGTTGTTGCCAGAGGCTGCGAGTGGGTCAAGCGATGAACCCAGGCATCGTGCAGTTGAGATCAGCCTCACTTCGGGGATCATCTGCCCCTTTACCAGCTATGTGGGGGTTCGCACATCAGACAGGGTCACCTGGTACCGAG GGCCCCTGGCACTGTTGCCACCCCGCCAGTCACTCATCACCTGCCAGATCATTAAGCTTTGTGGCCGTGGTAACACCTCTTCCTGCTATCCTGTGACCATCTGGGTCCCACCTGGCTGGCTGACAGCAGTGCGTCAGTCACGGCTTGCCCTCCGGCGACTCACTCATGGCATTGCTGCCCTGACCCAGCAGGGGGCTTCCTCAAAAG CATgtaaaccaccaccaccacctgttTCTTCTCTCAAGAATGTGGATCACAGGGAAGTTTTTTGGTGCTCTCCAATTTTTGGGCCTTGGTTCACCAAAGCCTTTGCTGAGTGCCAGGAGCTGGTGGCTCTGCAGAACGTAGATGGTTCCTGGGCCCTCAGCTCAGGACTGGCCTCTGTTCTGGAAATTGATGAGGCTGAAATCAAGGGAAAGATGCCTGGTGAG GCCACGGAGCCAAGCATCTGGGCCACAATGCTGGCTGTGACCTGGCTGCACAGAAACAACAAGTGTTACCAGGACCTCTGTGAGCTGCTGGAGGCCAAGGCTGTGACTTGGCTGTGCAGCCGAGCTG TGTCCCAGCTGGACAAGTGCCTGGAGGCTGCCAACACCCTCCTTGGGAGCAACGTGAAGCCAAGTGTCTTCAGGCTCTGA
- the LOC141934387 gene encoding von Willebrand factor A domain-containing protein 5A-like isoform X4, which produces MSKSCHGSQMEQPILCWHPHCIPTQNTMPGIVSLASCPTACCSPLACSPPMEWPMSRPTSPSPLCSTLPRTAAQHSPPDHLDLELLVYFGEPTAVSAVVEKGDPTAPPGSLLGDPMVLVTLAPSIPETVPGQRQSGEFIFLLDTTFLEHAQDSLLFLLKSLPLGCYFNIYCYGTTSVGIYPQSVEYTQDNLTEAMRRIPPTGSSLGDTDLLETLRSVYNTPRPRGHTRQLFIFMARLPLDKEAIVAEVCRHHDSHRCFSFCFSEESAALATALARETGGEATYVSSDNTVASVVLKFLKQALKPAAAEVSLSWTLPRGLEVEVLRGTPQSIFQGQHSLLYAQIHGQAQDATLAKGVMTLQYSLDGQDVTHTIEFPLCPQGDGRGRTQEPGHHFPPERRGPRLAGHRLAARCLLERLLPEAASGSSDEPRHRAVEISLTSGIICPFTSYVGVRTSDRVTWYRGPLALLPPRQSLITCQIIKLCGRGNTSSCYPVTIWVPPGWLTAVRQSRLALRRLTHGIAALTQQGASSKACKPPPPPVSSLKNVDHREVFWCSPIFGPWFTKAFAECQELVALQNVDGSWALSSGLASVLEIDEAEIKGKMPGEATEPSIWATMLAVTWLHRNNKCYQDLCELLEAKAVTWLCSRAVSQLDKCLEAANTLLGSNVKPSVFRL; this is translated from the exons ATGTCCAAGAGCTGCCACGGAAGCCAGATGGAGCAGCCCATTTTGTGCTGGCACCCACACTGCATCCCCACACAAAACACTATG CCTGGAATTGTCTCACTAGCAAGCTGCCCTACAGCCTGCTGCTCACCGCTAGCCTGCAGTCCCCCCATGGAGTGGCCAATGTCCAGGCCAACTTCTCCCTCACCCCTTTGCTCTACACTGCCCAGGACCGCAGCACAGCACAG CCCCCCAGATCATCTGGATTTGGAGCTGCTGGTATATTTTGGAGAACCCACGGCAGTCAGTGCTGTGGTAGAGAAGGGAGACCCCACAGCCCCTCCAG GTTCTCTGCTTGGTGACCCCATGGTGTTGGTGACGCTGGCACCCAGCATCCCTGAGACAGTGCCTGGGCAGCGCCAGTCTGGAGAGTTCATCTTCCTCCTGGACACCACTTTTCTTGAGCATGCTCAG GACTCCCTGCTCTTCCTTCTCAAAAGCCTGCCCCTGGGCTGCTACTTCAACATCTACTGCTATGGAACAACATCTGTGGGCATCTACCC GCAAAGTGTTGAATATACTCAGGACAACCTGACCGAGGCCATGCGGCGCATCCCCCCGACCGGCTCCAGCCTGGGTGACACCGATCTGCTGGAAACCCTCCGCTCAGTCTACAATaccccccgcccccgcgggcATACACGCCAG CTCTTCATCTTCATGGCCAGGCTACCCCTTGACAAAGAAGCCATCGTCGCTGAGGTCTGCCGTCACCACGACAGCCACCG GtgtttctccttctgcttttctgaggAAAGTGCTGCCCTGGCTACAGCCCTGGCCAGGGAAACAGGGGGTGAAGCTACCTACGTCTCCTCTGACAACACTGTGGCATCTGTG GTGCTGAAGTTCCTGAAGCAGGCTCTCAAGCCAGCAGCTGCGGAAGTGTCTCTGAGCTGGACCCTGCCCCGTGGCCTGGAGGTTGAGGTGCTGCGTGGCACCCCTCAGTCCATCTTTCAGGGTCAGCACAGCCTCCTCTATGCCCAGATCCATGGACAGGCACAG GATGCAACGCTGGCCAAGGGGGTCATGACCTTGCAGTACAGCTTGGACGGCCAGGATGTCACTCACACGATTGAATTCCCACTGTGCCCACAGGGAGACGGCCG GGGTAGGACCCAGGAACCTGGGCATCACTTCCCTCCAGAGAGACGAGGACCCAG GCTGGCTGGGCACCGTCTGGCTGCGAGATGCTTGCTGGAGAGGTTGTTGCCAGAGGCTGCGAGTGGGTCAAGCGATGAACCCAGGCATCGTGCAGTTGAGATCAGCCTCACTTCGGGGATCATCTGCCCCTTTACCAGCTATGTGGGGGTTCGCACATCAGACAGGGTCACCTGGTACCGAG GGCCCCTGGCACTGTTGCCACCCCGCCAGTCACTCATCACCTGCCAGATCATTAAGCTTTGTGGCCGTGGTAACACCTCTTCCTGCTATCCTGTGACCATCTGGGTCCCACCTGGCTGGCTGACAGCAGTGCGTCAGTCACGGCTTGCCCTCCGGCGACTCACTCATGGCATTGCTGCCCTGACCCAGCAGGGGGCTTCCTCAAAAG CATgtaaaccaccaccaccacctgttTCTTCTCTCAAGAATGTGGATCACAGGGAAGTTTTTTGGTGCTCTCCAATTTTTGGGCCTTGGTTCACCAAAGCCTTTGCTGAGTGCCAGGAGCTGGTGGCTCTGCAGAACGTAGATGGTTCCTGGGCCCTCAGCTCAGGACTGGCCTCTGTTCTGGAAATTGATGAGGCTGAAATCAAGGGAAAGATGCCTGGTGAG GCCACGGAGCCAAGCATCTGGGCCACAATGCTGGCTGTGACCTGGCTGCACAGAAACAACAAGTGTTACCAGGACCTCTGTGAGCTGCTGGAGGCCAAGGCTGTGACTTGGCTGTGCAGCCGAGCTG TGTCCCAGCTGGACAAGTGCCTGGAGGCTGCCAACACCCTCCTTGGGAGCAACGTGAAGCCAAGTGTCTTCAGGCTCTGA